The Planctomycetota bacterium genomic sequence CTCCCGGCCGCGTTCGGCGAGCCAGGCGACGAATTCCTCCCACGCGGCCCGCTCGCCCGGAGACGCCGCGCCGGAAGGCTTCGCCGCGGGCAGCTCCGTGACGTTCAGCTTCCCGTCCTCACGGCGCACGACGCGAAACGAGACGTCCTCCACGCGCAGGTCCTCGACGTGAAACCGCCCGCGCAGAAGATCGGTGAAATGAAGATCGGCGTGGAACCGCCCCACGCGGACCATGTCCCGGCCCGTGTCGGAGGGATCGGGGAGCTGGAAGTCCGTGAACTCGAGGGTCTGGCCGAAAAACGCGTACCGGATGTCTCCGAACGTGCAGCGCACGCCCAGGGCGCGACTCACGGCCCCGCCGGCAAGATCCCGGATGGCGAACTCCGCATAAAATCCCGCCCCGATCGCCAGCGCGGCGCCGAGGAGCGGAACCGCCGCCAGCATGTACGCCCGAAAGGGACGCAGCAGGATAAAACGGGGCTTCCGCTCTTCGAGTTCCTTGTCCCGACCGGCGAAGATCCAGTGGAGCGCCCGAAACGCCCGGTACTGCATCCCCCGCCGGTACCAGGCCGACTCCCCGATCCACCGGGAAATCCGATCCCGGTATCGCCGCACGCAAAGACCCGTCGCCGCCGCCACGAGCGCCGCCGCCGGAAGGGCCATCGCGTACGCCCCCGCCACGACATAGCGGTCATAGCCCAGGTAGGCGAGAACCGGCGCCTCCGCCAGCGCCCGCACGACCGACTCCGCGGCCGGAACGCCGCCGCCGAGCATCGTCTCGCCCAGCCGGAAAGCCGCCGGACCCAGAAGTAATCCCACCGGCTTGAACGCCCCGAACGCGAGAAGGAACATTCCCATGCTGCAGTTGAAAAGCACCGCCAGCCCGAAGAGAAGCCCCCCGTGCAGGCCGGCCGGCGTGAGCCCGGCAAGCGCGCCGAAAAAAGCGCCCGCGGCGATCTGGCCGGGCGTCAAGTCCGACTTCAGCTGACGAATCGTCTTTCGGAGGAAGTTGATCAGCCCGAACATGTCCCGTCCCCCCTTCCCGCCCATGAGGCGGCCGGCCAGCATACCACGACCTCCGACTCCGCCGGTAGAAATCCCGGGATCCGGGGGAACAGGCTCAGGCTTGGCCCGCGGCGGGGTCGAAAGTAGAATCGGCCCCATGTCCGAAAAGACGGCGGAGCGGTACGACGTCATCATCCTCGGCGGCGCGCTCGCCGGAGCGGCGACCGCCCTCCTGCTCCGCCGCCGGTTCCCGCACCTCCGCGTGCTTCTCCTCGAACGCCGGCCGGTCTTCGACTGGAAGGTGGGCGAATCGACGGTCGAGACCTCCGGATACTTCCTCTCCCGGGTCCTGCGCCTGTACGACTACCTCTCCCGCGAGCAGCTTCCCAAGCAGTCTTTCCGCTACTGGTTCCATCACGGCGAAGCGGGCGACCTCCGCACGGCCAGCGAAGTGGGCCCGTACCAGCTCGCGCGCCTGCCGGCCTTCCAGCTCGACCGTGCGGCCCTGGACGAGCACGTGCTGGCCCTGGCGGTGCGCGAAGGGGCCGAGCTCTGGCGGCCCGCCCGCGTCGTCGAAGTCCGCCTGCCGGAGGAGACCGGCGGCCAGGAGGGCGTGATCCTCGCCGAGCGCGACGGACGTCCGGTCGAGCTTCGCGCGGGCTGGATCGTGGACGCCAGCGGCCGTGCCGCGATCGTGGCGCGCAAGCGCGGATGGCTGCACCCCCTGGCGGAGCACCCCACGCGGGCCGTCTGGGCGCGCTTTCGGGGCGTGGCCGACCTCGACGGTCCCGAAATCTCGGGCACGGACCCGGACGACTCCTTCGCCCGCACCAGCGTCGCCGCCCGGCGCCTGGCCACGAACCACTTCATGGGCTACGGCTACTGGATGTGGTTCATCCCGTTGCGGGGAGGCGAGACGAGCGTGGGCGCCGTGTGGGACCGCCGCCTCGTCGAGCCGGAAGGGGATTCGGCGGAGGAGCGCCTGCACTGGTTTCTCCGGGGCAATCCGCTGACGCGCCGCCTCATGGAGAAGGCCGAGGCCGTGCCCGGAGACCTGCGCGCGTACGCCCATCTGCCCTACCTCGTGGACCGCGTCGCGGGACCCGGGTGGTCGCTCGTGGGGGACGCGGCGGGGTTCCTCGATCCCTTTTACAGCCCCGGGCTCGACCAGCTTTCCTTTTCCGTTTCCTGGACGCTGGAACTGATCCGCCGCTCGCTGGAGCGCCCCGAGCCGGAGGCTTTCGCGCGCGAGGTCGCCGCGCACAACGAAGCGTATGTGCGCTACCTGCGCTTCTTCTTCGAGTCGATCTACCGGGACAAGTATTACCTGATGGGCGACTTCGACACGATGACGGCGTCGTTCCTCATCGACACGTCGCTCTACTATTTCTTCACCGTCTGGCCTCTCTACAAGCGCGGCGGGCGGGGGCTCCTGAATCCGCCGTTTTACGACCCCTACGCCCGGTTCGCGTTCCCGCTGATCCGATTCTACCAGCGCCGCCTGATCGCCATCGCCCGGCGGAAGGCGAGGCTGGGCACCTACGGACGGCGCAACACGGGGCGGCGGCCGAAGCTGGTGGGATTCTCCCTGGGGATCGGAGCCGTCCTCATGTTCCTCAAAGGCCTGCGCTTCTGGCTGCGCGCCGAGCTCGAGAACGCCTGGACGCTGATCTCCCGTCCCCGCCCCCGGCCCGACCTCATGCCCGGACCCCGGCGGACGCCCGCTCCGGCGGCCTCCCGCGCCGAACCCGCGCTCGAGGAAGCGACCCGGCAATCTTGACCCCGGCCCGGGATCCGGACATATAATGCTGCCCTCATGACGTCCGCGACGCGCGAGATCCCCCTTTCCGACCGCGAACCGCGCTACCGGGAAACGGTCGTCCAGATGCTGCGCTCCCAGGCATGGCGGGAGCTTTCCGCGGCCCAGCTTTTCGGCCACGGGCTCCAGTTCGTCGAAGACATCCCCTCGCTCCGCTTCATCACCCGGCATGTCGTGGAAGAAACGGAGCACTATGTCGCCGTCGCCGATCTCTACCGGCGGCACGTGGGAGAGTCCATCGAACCCTGGGTCCACGAGAAGCTCCGGCAGAAACCGATCCCCATGGCGGAAAGTTTCCTTGAGCTCGGCATCGCCCAGTGGCTCTACGACCGCGGAGGCTTCTGGCAGCTTCGCGAGTACGTGGACTCCAGCTGGGCGCCCTACCGTGAAATCGTGGGCAAGATCATCGCTCAGGAAGAAGGTCATCAGGACCACGGCGAGCGGATCGCCGTGCCGCTGTGCCGCCGGGAGAAAGACCGCGCCAAGGTCCAGCGCCTCTTCGAGCGCTGGCTTCGCCTGGGTCTGGTCTGCCTGGGACGCCCCAACAGCGAAGGGAACCGCTACGCCATCGCCGTGGGGCTCAAGAAGCGCGACTCCGGCGAGTGCATAAAGGACTACATCCGGGACATCCTGCCGGCCGTCCGCGAAGCGGGCCTCCGCCTTCCTCCCAAAGAGAGCCTGGGGCTCGAACTTCCCGCCGACCTCGAGTGGCCGGTGGAGTGAGGTCCTCCCGCCGCCGACGCGCGCCCCTTCGCCGGGGACCGACTCCACGTTCCGCCGGCTCCTTGATTTTGTGGCTACAGGTGGCTACCATTCCCTTATGAGAGCCGTCGGGGTCAAGGAACTCAAGAACCGCTTGAGTGAATATGTCCGCCTGGCCGCCTCGGGAGAGGTGGTGCTTGTCACCGACCGCGACAGAGTCGTGGCGGAACTGAGTCCGCCGCGTCCCGACCGCAGCCCGCGTCTGGAGGACGCCCTCCTGGCCGAAGCCGTGCGAAAGGGATGGGTAACGCCCCCGTCGTACCCGGATCTGCCGCTCCCTCCCCGCCGCCCCGTCGCGCCCCTGCGGACGATCCTCCGGGAACTTGAGAAGCTTCGCCGGGATCGATGACGTACGTCGATACGTCGGTGCTGCTCGCCTTTATCTTCGCGGAGGACCGGGTTCCGCCCGATTCCTTCTGGAAAGGTCCCCTGACGTCAAGCCGCCTGGCCGAGTATGAAGTCTGGACGAGCATCCATGCTCGAAAAAGCCGCCGTGAACACGCCGACGCCGCCCGAGCGCTGCTGGGCCGTCTCGCCTGGGTGGAACTGGCTCCCGCCGTCCTGGCCCGAGCCCTGGAACCTTTTCCGATCCCGGTCCGCACTCTGGACGCCCTCCACCTGGCTTCGATGTGTTTCCTCCGGGAACGGACTCCTTCGCTCGAAGTCGCCACCTACGACGAAAAGCTGGCCGCCGCCGCCCGCTCTCTCAAGCTCAAGGTCGTCGCTCCCTGAACCCGGCGTCTCCCCGCCGGCGTCCAACCCCCGGCTTGACGGCGTCCGGCGCCGTGGCCTAAGATCCTTACGCGTGATCGAAGCCGCCCGCCTCGAAGAAGCCCTCCGCGAGTCCTGGCAACTCCCCTTCCGCGCCGTCGTCACGCCGGACCCCGTCCCGGCCGACCGCCTCACCGCCGGCGAGACCCGGCTCCTGAAGGAGATGAAGAACGCCCGGCGGCGCGACTCCTGGCTGCGCGGCCGCAACGCCCTCAAGACCCTCCTCGAAATCCTCGGCGAGAACCCCGATACCTCGCTCGTCCGCGTCCCCCACCCGCGTCTGTCCCTCTCCCACAGCGGACCGTGGGCCGTAGCCCTGGGAACGGCCTCGCCGGGAACCGCCGGCGTCGGGGTGGATCTCGAACTGCGCGAGCCCCCCCGCGTCGAGTCCATGAGATTCTTCCTCGCCCCCGAAGAGCAAGCCCGTCTCCGCCACGCCCCCGCCCGGACGCTCCTTCGGCTCTGGACCGTCAAGGAGGCCATCTTCAAGGCCGATCCGGACAACGCCCTGGCCTCCGTTCGCGGCTACGTCCTCGAAGATCCCGAGGCCCCCGAGGGACGCGTCCGCACGGGCCCGAAAACCTTCCTCTACCGGACCTTCGAGGTTCCCGGCGGGTTCCTGACCGCGGCGCTCCTGCGCGCCTGAGCGGAGGATTGCGCCCCGGCGGGAGGGGCGGTAAGATTCACGGGCCGCCATGCTGTCCGAGGCCGCACGACGATCCCCCCTTCTTTCCGCCCTGGGGCGCCAGGCGCGCGACCGCGCCCGGCGGCCCGCGCTCGCCTCGGAATCCGAGGGGCTCGACCTCACGTTCGCGGACCTCGCCGCCCGCATCGACGCATGGACGCACGCTCTTCAGGCGGCCGGCGTCCGCCCCGACGCGCCCGCCGCCCTGGCGACCGGCAACCGCGCCGCCTTCGTCGAACTCTTTTTCGCCCTGCGCGCCCTCGACGTGCCCGTCCTGACGGTCGACGACTCCCTGCCCCCTCCGGCGACGCTCGAAATCGCCCGCCGCATGGGGGCCGGCCGGCTCCTCCACCGCCGCGCCGCCGCGCTCGGAGGCGCCCCCCTGCCGGGAGCGCCCGACCCCGCGGTCTTCCTGCGCTCCCTCGACGGCGCCCGCCCCGCGCCCGCCGGGACCGCGCTCATCAAGCTCACCTCCGGCAGCACCCTCAACCCGCGCGGCGCCTGCTTCACCGAGGAAGCGCTCGCGGAAGGCATCGACCACATCGCCCGGGGCATGGAGCTCGGACCCTCCGACCGCGTTCTCCTTTCGATCCCCCTGAGCCACTCCTATGGGTTCGACAACGGCGTCCTCTCGCTGGCCGCCGCGGGAACGCCCCTGGTCCTCCAGGACGACCTCCTCCCCGCCGCCCTCCTGCGCACCCTGCGCGACCGCGCCGTCACCTTCTTCCCGACGGTGCCGGCCCTCGTCCGGCTCCTGGCTCAGGTCGAATGGCCGCGCGACCTGCCCCTGCGCGCCGTGATCTCGGCGAGCGCCCCCCTGGCCGCCGAACACGCGCGGGCCTTCCGGCGCGCCTCGGGACTTCCGGTGCGGCAGTTCTACGGCGCCACGGAATGCGGCGGAATTTCCTTCGAAGCCCGGCCCGACGATCCCGAAGCCGAAGGCACCGTGGGCTTCCCGCTGCCGGGCGTGGACGTCGAAACCCATCCCGAAGAGGGCATTCGCGTCCGGTCGCGCGCCAACCGCTTCGCCCTCCTGCCGGAAGGCGGCCCGGTCCCCACCGCCGTGGCCACCGGCGACCGCGGCGAGTGGACCCCCGAGGGCCGCCTGCGCCTCCGGGGACGCATCCTCCCGCTCGGCAACGTCGGCGGCGTCAAGATCGACCTCGGCGCGATCGACGCGTTCCTCCGCGCCCTCCCCGGCGTCTCCGACGCGGCCGTCCTTCCCGTGGAAGACCCTTCGAAGGGACACCGGCTGGTCGCCTGGGTCGAATCGGAAACGCGCCGGCCCGAGGAAATCCTCGACCTCTGCCGGACCCGCCTGGGACCCCGCGAGGTTCCGGGGGAAATCCGCGTCCTGCCCCGGCTTCCCCGCACCTCCCGGGGCAAGCTCGACCGGGCGGCGCTCGCCGGCCGGGCGGAAGGAGATCCCTGCCATGCATGACGTGGCCGTCATCGGCGGCGGCCCGGCCGGCTCCACCGCCGCCTACGTCCTGGCGCGCGAAGGCGTCCGCACGGTGCTCCTGGAGCGCGAGCGCTTCCCGCGGCATCACATCGGCGAGTCCCTCCTTCCCCGCGCCGGCGGCCTCTACCGCCGCCTGGGACTGCTCCCCGTCCTCGAGCGGGAGGGCTTCACCCCGAAGTACGGAGCGTTCGTCGTCTCCAACGACGGCGGCGTCGAACTCGAAATCAACTTCTTCAACAACGCTCAGCGCAATCCCGACCTCGTCGCCTGGGAGGTGGAACGCGAACGCTTCGACCACCTCCTCCTCGACCACGCCCGCCGCGCCGGCGCCGAGGTCCGCGAAGGGGTCGCGGTCCTCGACGCCGACGCGCGCGAGGACGCCCCCTGCCGCCTGCGGCTGCGCGACGACGCCGGCCGCGAATCCTCCCTGGAAGCGCGCTGGATCGTGGACGCCAGCGGGCAGAGCTCGCTGCTGGCCAAGCTGCATGACCTGCGCGTCCGGCACCCGTCCCATCGGAAAATCGCCGTCTACGCCCGGTACAAGGGAATGCCGCGCCGCGAGGGCTTCCGCGCCGGAAACGTGGATCTGGTCCTCGGACCCGGCGGCTGGTTCTGGCTGATCCCCCTGCGCGACGACCTGACGAGCGTCGGGTTCGTCTCGGACGTGGCGCGCTGGAAGGCGACCGGCCTGTCCCCGGAGGCGCTGCTCGAGGACGCGATCCGCCGCTCTCCCTTCGTCTTCGGCCGGCTCCGGCACGCCCCGCGGGTCACGCCCGTGTGGACCGCCAGCAACTACAGCTACTCGTCCCGCCGCCTGGCCGGCCCCGGGTTCGTCCTGGTCGGAGACGCCGCGGAATTTCTGGATCCCATCTGGTCGACCGGCGTCATGCTCGCCATGCGCAGCGGCGAACGCGCCGCGCTCGACCTGGCCGCCGCCCTCCGCTCCGGCCGCCCCCTCCGCGCGGACGTGTTCGACGATTACGAGCGGACCTTCCGCCGGTGGACGAAGCACCACTTCGCGATGATCGAGGCGTTCTATTCCCCCGGCTTCGCCGAAGTCTTCCTCAACCGCCGCGAGACGCTCGGCATGGCCGAAGCCGTCACGGCGCTTCTGGCGGGCCAGTCGGAACAGGGCTGGCTCGATCGGCTCCGCGTCCGCCTCTTCCTCCTCCTCATCCGCCTCAACCGGCGATTCAAGTTCCTCAAGGATCCCCGAAGCCCGGAGGCCGCCATCCCCCATGCCTGATCCCGAATCGCTTTCCTTCGAGGAGGTCCGCCGCCTCCTTCCGCAGGCGCCGCCGTTCCTCATGGTGGACCGCGTGGAGGAGCTCCACCCGGGAGAGCGGATCGTCGCCGTGAGAAACGTCACGGGCAACGAGCCCTACTTCCAGGGCCACTTCCCCTCGCTCGCGGTGATGCCGGCCGCGCTCATCCTGGAAGCCCTCGCCCAGGCGACGATCCTCCTCACGCGCCGGACCGCCGAACGCGCCGGCGCCCCCGGGGGCGCCGGGGACGAAATCCATCTTTTCGGATCCGTCAAGGCCCGCATGCACCGGCCCGTCTTCCCGGGAGACGTCCTGCGCCTGGAGGTCCGGCTCCTCAAACTCTATGGAGAAGGCGGCGCCGCCGAAGGGAAGGCGATCGTCCAGGGCACGGTCTGCACGGAAGCGGAAATGTACTTCGTCCGGACGCGGCGGGACGCCCTCCTGCGGCGCGGGTCATGAGGCGGACGGCGGCGGCGCTTCTGGCGGCGCTGGCGGCGTGCGCGGGACTTGCGCCGCTGGATCCCGAATCGGCCCGCGCGCTTGCCGCGCTGCCCGTTCCCGAAGGCCCCTTCGTCCGCGCGAAGGTCCGCCTCGAATTCGAAAGCCCCGCCTTCTCCGGACGCTTCGAAGGCGTCGTCCTCGCGCGCCCCGGACCCGAACCGGCCGTCCGCGCCCAGTTCTTCCCGGACGTCGGCGGAACGGCGGTCGATCTGGCGGCCCGGCCGGACCGCGTCGCGGGCCGCTTTCCGCCGACCGGCGAGGCGATCCTCATGAACCTGCCCGGCGAGGCGCGCCCGCATCCGCTGGCGCTTCTTGGAGCGACGCTTCTGGAGCGCTTCGCTCCCGCGACGGCGGAACGCGCGCGCGGGGTCCGGCGTGAGAACGGCGAAACGTGGGTGGCCCTCGAAGGCGCGGCGCGGGGCGTGCGGGTGGAGGTCCTGCTCCCCGGGGGCGCCCGCCGCCGGTTCTCCTGGATGCCGGGCGTCCGCTGGGAAGAACGCTCGACGCCCGGCCGCTCGATCGAGATCGAAGCGCCGCGCCTGCGGGCGCGCGGCGAAGTGCTCGAGATCGACCGGCGGCGCGAGGTTCCGGAGGGCGTCTTCGACTGGACGCCCGGGGGGCGGCCGTGAGGCCGCGCCTGGCGGAGACGGTCGTCCGGCGCCCGCGCGCGGTGCTCGCCGTCGCCTTCGGGGCGGCGATGGCCGCCTCGGGGCTCCTCGCGCGCCTGCGCGTCGATCCCGACCTCGAACACCTCCTGCCGAAGGACGATCCCACGCTGCGTCTCACACGCCATCTCCAGGGCGAGGCGCCCCCGAGCCGGACGCTTTTCATCATCCTGCGCGGCGACGATCCCGTGGAGCTCGAGGCGGCCGCGGCGCAGGCGTCCGCGGCCCTGCGCGGCTCGCCCTGGCTGGCCCGCGTGTGGGCCACAAGGCTCGAGCTGGCGGGGCCGCGCGCGGACTGGCACCGCCGCGCGCCGCTCTACGCGCTGCCCGGGGAAACGCTCGACGCTTTGGCGGACCGCCTGGCCGGGCCGGGCCGCCGCCGGGAACTCGAGGCCGCGCGCCGCCGGGTCGCGGAAGACCCCCTGGCCGGCCGTGAGCTCGTCCTTCGAGATCCCCTGGGAGTGCGCTGGATCTACGAGGAAGCGGCCGACCGCCTGGCGCGCCGTTTTCCGTTCCGGACGCGGCCGGGCTCGCCGTACTTCGTGATCGAAGATCCGCCTCTCGCCCTTCTTCGGGCGGTGGGGAAGCGGGATTCCTTCGACCTCTCCTTTTCGGACGCGCTTCTGTCCGACGTCGAAGGGCGCCTGAGCGGGGCGCTGGGGGCCCGGCCGGTCCGCGCGGAACTCGCCGGAGGGTACGTCAGCGCGCGCCACCACGCGGGGGCCATGCGGCGGGACATGCAGGTGCAGATCGCGGGGTCCGCGATCCTCGTGACGATATTTCTGACCCTTTTTTCGAGGAGCCTTCCCGGACCGATCCTCATGCTCCTGCCCGTGGGCTGGGCGCTCCTGGGGTCGCTGGCGCTCGGCGGAGCGCTCCTGGGCCCGCTGACGCCCCTGGCGATCAGCGCGGCCGCCATGCTCATCGCCCAGGGAATCGATTTCCCCGTCCACCTCCTCTCCCGCTTCCGCCAGGAGCGCATCGCGCGCGACCCCGCCGACGCGGCGGCGGAGGCCGCCGCCTCCCTGGGGCGTCCTTTCGTGGGCGCGGCGGCGACGACGCTGGCGGCCTTTCTCCTGCTCCTGGCCAGCCGGTTCCCCGGATTCCGGCAGCTGGGCGTGCTTCTGGCGCTGGGCCTGGCGCTCTGCCTGGTGGCGTCGATGACGGTCTTTCCGGCCCTCCTCGTCCTGGCCGATCGCGCGGTTCGGCCGGCCGGCGGAGGCGCCTCCTGGATCGGTCGCTTCGCCGCCGCACTCCAAAACACGCGGGCCCGCCGGCCCCTGGCGATCCTGGCGGGGGTCCTGCTTCTTGGCGGATGGGGGATCTTCGCCGCGCGCGGGCTCCGCGTCGATCTCGATCTTCGGAATTCCATGCCGCCCGGGGATCCGGGACTGGCCGCCCTGGAGCGTCTCGAAAGGGACCTGGGAATGTCGTTTACTCCCGTCTTCGCCCTCGTGGACGCCTCGATGTCTCCGGACGAACTCCGGTCCCGCGTCTCTTCGATCCGCGGGGCGGCCGCCGCGGACGGCCCGCAGGAGCTTTTTCCTTCTCCCGAAGGCCGGGAGAGGGCCGAACGTTTCCTCCGGACCACGCAGGGATGGATCGACGGCGCACTGCGCGATCTGGCGAGTCTGGGCTTCCGTCCCGCGCCGTTCCGGCCGGCGCTCGAGGAGTTGGAACGGACGCTCTCGGCGCCGCCGCCGGATCTTTCGACCCTCGACCGGCCGGAATTCGAAGCGCTCCGCCGGAGCGTCCTCTATGAAGAGGGGGACCGCCGGTCCTGGGTCGTGACGCTTTTCCCGCGCCGGGCGCTCTGGGATCCCGGCGTCCGCGCCGAGTTCGACCGCGAAGCGCGGGCGGCGCTGGGGGAGACGGTTCGGCTTTACGGGGCGTTCCATCTGCCCGACCACTACGCGCGGGCGCTGTCCGGAGATTTGGTCCGAATCACTCTGGCCACGGCGGCGGCGGTGGCGATTCTCACGATTCTTTCCGTCGGCGCGATCCGCGACGGCCTGGCGGCGCTCCTTCCGGCCGCGGGAGCCGTGGGAGCGGCGCTCGGCGTGTGCGCCCTTTCCCATGGGGCGCTCACCCTGATGAACATGGTGGCGGTCCCGATCGCGCTCGGCATCGGCGTGGACGCGGGGATCCATTACGTCTGCCGCCTTCGCGAGCGGCCGGACCGGGACGCGGCGGCCGCGCTGGCCGACGTCGCGCCCGGCCTGTGGGGCGCGGCGGGAACGACGCTGCTGGGGTTCGGCTCGATCGCCTTTTCGGACACGCCCGGTCTGGCGTCCCTGGGGCTCCTCGTCTGCGCCGGCATGGCCGTCTCCCTGACGGTCGCGATCTTCCTCCTCCCGCCGCTCTTGCGCCGAAGGCTTGACGCGGCGGCTTCGGGGGGACGACAATAGCCGCATGAGAAACCT encodes the following:
- a CDS encoding type II toxin-antitoxin system VapC family toxin, whose amino-acid sequence is MTYVDTSVLLAFIFAEDRVPPDSFWKGPLTSSRLAEYEVWTSIHARKSRREHADAARALLGRLAWVELAPAVLARALEPFPIPVRTLDALHLASMCFLRERTPSLEVATYDEKLAAAARSLKLKVVAP
- the fabZ gene encoding 3-hydroxyacyl-ACP dehydratase FabZ — translated: MPDPESLSFEEVRRLLPQAPPFLMVDRVEELHPGERIVAVRNVTGNEPYFQGHFPSLAVMPAALILEALAQATILLTRRTAERAGAPGGAGDEIHLFGSVKARMHRPVFPGDVLRLEVRLLKLYGEGGAAEGKAIVQGTVCTEAEMYFVRTRRDALLRRGS
- a CDS encoding Phenylacetic acid catabolic protein; the encoded protein is MTSATREIPLSDREPRYRETVVQMLRSQAWRELSAAQLFGHGLQFVEDIPSLRFITRHVVEETEHYVAVADLYRRHVGESIEPWVHEKLRQKPIPMAESFLELGIAQWLYDRGGFWQLREYVDSSWAPYREIVGKIIAQEEGHQDHGERIAVPLCRREKDRAKVQRLFERWLRLGLVCLGRPNSEGNRYAIAVGLKKRDSGECIKDYIRDILPAVREAGLRLPPKESLGLELPADLEWPVE
- a CDS encoding class I adenylate-forming enzyme family protein encodes the protein MLSEAARRSPLLSALGRQARDRARRPALASESEGLDLTFADLAARIDAWTHALQAAGVRPDAPAALATGNRAAFVELFFALRALDVPVLTVDDSLPPPATLEIARRMGAGRLLHRRAAALGGAPLPGAPDPAVFLRSLDGARPAPAGTALIKLTSGSTLNPRGACFTEEALAEGIDHIARGMELGPSDRVLLSIPLSHSYGFDNGVLSLAAAGTPLVLQDDLLPAALLRTLRDRAVTFFPTVPALVRLLAQVEWPRDLPLRAVISASAPLAAEHARAFRRASGLPVRQFYGATECGGISFEARPDDPEAEGTVGFPLPGVDVETHPEEGIRVRSRANRFALLPEGGPVPTAVATGDRGEWTPEGRLRLRGRILPLGNVGGVKIDLGAIDAFLRALPGVSDAAVLPVEDPSKGHRLVAWVESETRRPEEILDLCRTRLGPREVPGEIRVLPRLPRTSRGKLDRAALAGRAEGDPCHA
- a CDS encoding NAD(P)/FAD-dependent oxidoreductase — protein: MHDVAVIGGGPAGSTAAYVLAREGVRTVLLERERFPRHHIGESLLPRAGGLYRRLGLLPVLEREGFTPKYGAFVVSNDGGVELEINFFNNAQRNPDLVAWEVERERFDHLLLDHARRAGAEVREGVAVLDADAREDAPCRLRLRDDAGRESSLEARWIVDASGQSSLLAKLHDLRVRHPSHRKIAVYARYKGMPRREGFRAGNVDLVLGPGGWFWLIPLRDDLTSVGFVSDVARWKATGLSPEALLEDAIRRSPFVFGRLRHAPRVTPVWTASNYSYSSRRLAGPGFVLVGDAAEFLDPIWSTGVMLAMRSGERAALDLAAALRSGRPLRADVFDDYERTFRRWTKHHFAMIEAFYSPGFAEVFLNRRETLGMAEAVTALLAGQSEQGWLDRLRVRLFLLLIRLNRRFKFLKDPRSPEAAIPHA
- a CDS encoding 4'-phosphopantetheinyl transferase superfamily protein, encoding MIEAARLEEALRESWQLPFRAVVTPDPVPADRLTAGETRLLKEMKNARRRDSWLRGRNALKTLLEILGENPDTSLVRVPHPRLSLSHSGPWAVALGTASPGTAGVGVDLELREPPRVESMRFFLAPEEQARLRHAPARTLLRLWTVKEAIFKADPDNALASVRGYVLEDPEAPEGRVRTGPKTFLYRTFEVPGGFLTAALLRA
- a CDS encoding MMPL family transporter — protein: MRPRLAETVVRRPRAVLAVAFGAAMAASGLLARLRVDPDLEHLLPKDDPTLRLTRHLQGEAPPSRTLFIILRGDDPVELEAAAAQASAALRGSPWLARVWATRLELAGPRADWHRRAPLYALPGETLDALADRLAGPGRRRELEAARRRVAEDPLAGRELVLRDPLGVRWIYEEAADRLARRFPFRTRPGSPYFVIEDPPLALLRAVGKRDSFDLSFSDALLSDVEGRLSGALGARPVRAELAGGYVSARHHAGAMRRDMQVQIAGSAILVTIFLTLFSRSLPGPILMLLPVGWALLGSLALGGALLGPLTPLAISAAAMLIAQGIDFPVHLLSRFRQERIARDPADAAAEAAASLGRPFVGAAATTLAAFLLLLASRFPGFRQLGVLLALGLALCLVASMTVFPALLVLADRAVRPAGGGASWIGRFAAALQNTRARRPLAILAGVLLLGGWGIFAARGLRVDLDLRNSMPPGDPGLAALERLERDLGMSFTPVFALVDASMSPDELRSRVSSIRGAAAADGPQELFPSPEGRERAERFLRTTQGWIDGALRDLASLGFRPAPFRPALEELERTLSAPPPDLSTLDRPEFEALRRSVLYEEGDRRSWVVTLFPRRALWDPGVRAEFDREARAALGETVRLYGAFHLPDHYARALSGDLVRITLATAAAVAILTILSVGAIRDGLAALLPAAGAVGAALGVCALSHGALTLMNMVAVPIALGIGVDAGIHYVCRLRERPDRDAAAALADVAPGLWGAAGTTLLGFGSIAFSDTPGLASLGLLVCAGMAVSLTVAIFLLPPLLRRRLDAAASGGRQ
- a CDS encoding tryptophan 7-halogenase, producing MSEKTAERYDVIILGGALAGAATALLLRRRFPHLRVLLLERRPVFDWKVGESTVETSGYFLSRVLRLYDYLSREQLPKQSFRYWFHHGEAGDLRTASEVGPYQLARLPAFQLDRAALDEHVLALAVREGAELWRPARVVEVRLPEETGGQEGVILAERDGRPVELRAGWIVDASGRAAIVARKRGWLHPLAEHPTRAVWARFRGVADLDGPEISGTDPDDSFARTSVAARRLATNHFMGYGYWMWFIPLRGGETSVGAVWDRRLVEPEGDSAEERLHWFLRGNPLTRRLMEKAEAVPGDLRAYAHLPYLVDRVAGPGWSLVGDAAGFLDPFYSPGLDQLSFSVSWTLELIRRSLERPEPEAFAREVAAHNEAYVRYLRFFFESIYRDKYYLMGDFDTMTASFLIDTSLYYFFTVWPLYKRGGRGLLNPPFYDPYARFAFPLIRFYQRRLIAIARRKARLGTYGRRNTGRRPKLVGFSLGIGAVLMFLKGLRFWLRAELENAWTLISRPRPRPDLMPGPRRTPAPAASRAEPALEEATRQS
- a CDS encoding type II toxin-antitoxin system prevent-host-death family antitoxin, encoding MRAVGVKELKNRLSEYVRLAASGEVVLVTDRDRVVAELSPPRPDRSPRLEDALLAEAVRKGWVTPPSYPDLPLPPRRPVAPLRTILRELEKLRRDR
- a CDS encoding DUF748 domain-containing protein yields the protein MLAGRLMGGKGGRDMFGLINFLRKTIRQLKSDLTPGQIAAGAFFGALAGLTPAGLHGGLLFGLAVLFNCSMGMFLLAFGAFKPVGLLLGPAAFRLGETMLGGGVPAAESVVRALAEAPVLAYLGYDRYVVAGAYAMALPAAALVAAATGLCVRRYRDRISRWIGESAWYRRGMQYRAFRALHWIFAGRDKELEERKPRFILLRPFRAYMLAAVPLLGAALAIGAGFYAEFAIRDLAGGAVSRALGVRCTFGDIRYAFFGQTLEFTDFQLPDPSDTGRDMVRVGRFHADLHFTDLLRGRFHVEDLRVEDVSFRVVRREDGKLNVTELPAAKPSGAASPGERAAWEEFVAWLAERGREADWAEAFRRFAAYREKAAREKEAARKARPEQRPRLPYDPSRRWEFERSAPLVRVERIEARNVALQIDDRAAPPGSAAVPAITHLSARGTELSARPGWNGAPLALEGTGKLDGGASGGIAFRFSILPERASVDFGVSAVPLAALRPWYEKSLPVVVEEGIASTAVTGAVAGGAIDASVNLRVDRLRVSLRKDRPRILGLDERTSAAAVQGINAYGEKLPVVVGAAVVGPVSAPSVQAQAPFLEIARKGLEMLGRKELQAHIDRIGERLDSVKKAGLEKAVPLEGDFKAVQEESLRALRTGDTGALQEALRKTRTDAQDAKDVKKDIESAAESLKDLFRKKKD